GGGTCCAGGATGCCATCACCCTGCTTCCGGCGCCTTCACTCGGCAAGAAAACACAAGGAGTTCTACGGGTCAGCACAGGATTTCTGCGCCGGCATCCGGACCATGACATGGAGATGATCAGCCAGGGCCTGCTGGGCGAGCCGGTAACGCTGCTCAAACGCCATGGCGCTTTTTATTTTTGCAAGCTGGAGGACGGCTACCTGGGCTGGATGGAAAATGCCTCGGTGCAGGAGATGGATCAGGATGCTTTCAACCGCTGGCAAGCAATGGATCACGTCATCTACCTGGGGCGTGTTGCTACGATCTACAGCGAAAAAAATGAGCGCTCTGACCCAGTCAGCGACATCGTCAGCGGCTGTCGTGTGGCAAGATTAAAAAAACAGGGCAGATGGCTGCTGGTTCAATTGCCCGACGGCCGCACCGGCTACCTTCGAACCGACCAGGTAAGCGATTACCGAACCTTTCGCCTCCAGCCCCAGCCGACAGCGGAAAGCCTGGTCAAGACCGCTCGCCAATTCATCGGCATTCCCTATCTCTGGGGCGGCAATTCGGCCAAGGGATTTGATTGCTCAGGTTTGACCCGCACCGTTTTCCAGCTGCACAACATCGCCCTGCCGCGCGATGCCAACATGCAGGTTCATGCCGGTTCCTCGGTGACCTTTGATTCCACCTACCAGCAGCTCAGGCCGGCGGATCTATTGTTCTTTGGTCCAAGTACGCAGCGCATCACCCATGTGGCCCTCTATCTCGGCAACGGTCGATTTATCCACAGCGATGGGCTGGTGCGCATCAACAGCTTTATTCCAGCCGATGAAAATTACAGCAGCCATCGGGTTCAAGGCCTGCAGGCTGTTCGACGCATTCTCAGCCGATGAACGGTCGGCGGTCGCGGGGGACCGACATTCAAGAAAACCGACTTAAAAAAACACTTGACAATGGCCGCTGAACTAATAAATTTAATAGCGTCAAGCAGGTTGTGCAGCGACCTGCCCCCCTGTCCTAGCCTTAAAGGCCCTGATTTGCATCCTCTGATCAGCGTGTTGGAAATCAACACATCCTTGAAATGTTCCAGTGCACATTAGAGCACAGAAAATTAAAAGAATTAAATTTATCCACTGCGGAACTCATAGACAGCGACAGCGTTTCTTCTATCAGCAAAAAAACGCGCAATCCAACAGCGCAGCAGGCGCTTTTATTCACCTTTTAACAGGAGGACTCAAAGCTGAATTGTATTGGTTGCACCTCGACGCGAAAATCCTTTTCACCCCTCCCGGTGACCAATTCTCAGAAAAAAATTTTGCTATAAAGGAGTTGTTATGAAAAAGTTGTTGCTCATTTTCTTAGCTGTGCCCGCGCTGACGTTTGCGCTGGGACAAGCCGGCAGTCAATTGACCTTTGACGGTATTGACGATGCCGTGCAGGTGACGTTCGCACCGGTTCTCAATACCCTCTCGGGCGACTATACCATGGAGGCCTGGATCAATCGCAGCGCCTACAACAACTATGACCGTTTGGCGGATCGGGAAAACGTTTTTGCCTTTTACCTGGGCCCGAACAACACTGTCGGTTTTCGTGGGCCCTTGGGAAGCCCGGAATTGAACTCCCCCATCAATACGATAACTGCTGGATGGCATCACGTGGCAGTTCGGTGCAGCACCATTGCCTCTGTCGTTACTGCCACGCTGTTTTACGACGGCAATCCCGTGGCATCACTCACTCACCCGAGTTTGTCGCTGCCGACTGCTCAAAACACCGATCTGATCATCGGCAACCGCAGCGCGTTGGATCGTCCGTTAAACGGCAGCATCGATGAGGTGCGGCTATGGAATATCGCGCGCACAGATGCCCAAATTAAAATAGACCGCGGTGCACTCCTGACCGGCACAGAGCCTGGACTGATCGCCTACTACCGGTTGGATGAAGCCACCGGACAACTCGTCGGCGATGCTTCGGTGCAGAGCGTCAACGGCCGGTTGGGCACGACGGATCTCCCTGATGCCAACGATCCCCTCTGGCAACCCTCGGCTGCAGCCATTGGTTTCAACCTGTCCACACCCAATGTCGCCTCTGTCCTACCCATCGCTTCAGCGCTCACCATCACCTGGGCCGTGAATCCCGAGATCGCGCAAGTGAATGTGCTCTACTCATTCGATGGCGGCGTCAGTTGGAGCATTCTAGGCCATCGCGTGGCCAATACCGGCAGCCTGAACACCTATGTGCCCGGTGTGGTGACCACCCGTGGTCTGTTCCGCGTCGCTCATCCGGACAGCGCATTTTTAATGGATGACAGCGACAATGAAATGACCTTTCTGGATCCCGGCAACTGGAAGCAGACCATTATCAAAGAAGCCGAAGAGGGCGTTCTTGCCGACCGGATGCAAACCAGCGTAGACGGCTGTGCATTTAAGTGTGGATTTGTCTTCAGCAAAAAAGAAAACGTCGGCACCGTCTCGATCCCCTTCACCGTCAACCAAGCCGGCCTCTATGTCATTTGGAGCCGCACCCGCGCTGTGGGTGGATCCGCCAACTCTTTCTACTGGTGCATCGACGGCGGTGCGGAGAAAATTTGGGACACGCAAAAAAGAGATCGTTGGGTCTGGGAAACCCTGGCTGATCGCGGCACTTCATCCGGTTATCCCGAGGCGGAAGTCAAGCCGGTACTATTGAATCTCTCCGCGGGTCAGCATATGCTGAAATTCCGCGCCCGTGAGACGCATTGTCGTTTGGACCAGATCAGAATCACCAACGACCTCGCCGCCTTTATCTCAGCCTCTCCCGCAAAATGGATCGAGTTGACCAGCCCGCACGGCTGGGAGCAGGTGCCTCATGGCAGCACCTTTGAGATCAAATGGTCCTCCTCGGGCATCGGCGATAAAGTCAGCATCGAATACTCGTGTGAACGGACTTTCAACGATCCGATTCTCATTACAGATCAAACAGCCAACGACGGATCGTATCTCTGGCAAGTTCCGAACGATAACTGCGAGGATGCTTTCATCCGGATAACGGCAGGAAGTCCAGGCAATTGCCCGGCGGATCAAAACCACAACGAATTCATGATCATAGATCCGCCGCCGCAGATCATCGTACGAATGCCCAATGGCGGAGAAAGATGGCAGGCTGCCAGCACTCAACAGATCGGCTGGATCAGCAAGCAGTATACCGGGCTGGTCAATGTTTTGTATAGCCTTGACAATGGTAAGAATTGGAATAGCCTGGCGGCGAATCAAGCAGCCTCCGACACCATCCAGTGGACCGTGCCGGCCACGCTTTCCGATTCGTGTCTCGTTCGAGTAGAAGCAGCCGGCAGCGCGACGCCGAGCGATCAGAGCGATTTGGTCTTCGCCATCATTGCTAAACCGCCCATTCCGACTGAGAATGAATATGCCCTATACTTTGACGGCGTCAATGATTATGTGGAGATCCCCCATGCCGCCAGCCTAAACGTGTCCACCCGATTCACCATCGAGTTCTGGATGAAGACGAGCACGCCGACGCAGAAATGGACCCGCATCATGGAAAAGGGCTCTTGGGACGAATACTATATGGGCTTTTATGGCG
This region of bacterium genomic DNA includes:
- a CDS encoding T9SS type A sorting domain-containing protein — protein: MKKLLLIFLAVPALTFALGQAGSQLTFDGIDDAVQVTFAPVLNTLSGDYTMEAWINRSAYNNYDRLADRENVFAFYLGPNNTVGFRGPLGSPELNSPINTITAGWHHVAVRCSTIASVVTATLFYDGNPVASLTHPSLSLPTAQNTDLIIGNRSALDRPLNGSIDEVRLWNIARTDAQIKIDRGALLTGTEPGLIAYYRLDEATGQLVGDASVQSVNGRLGTTDLPDANDPLWQPSAAAIGFNLSTPNVASVLPIASALTITWAVNPEIAQVNVLYSFDGGVSWSILGHRVANTGSLNTYVPGVVTTRGLFRVAHPDSAFLMDDSDNEMTFLDPGNWKQTIIKEAEEGVLADRMQTSVDGCAFKCGFVFSKKENVGTVSIPFTVNQAGLYVIWSRTRAVGGSANSFYWCIDGGAEKIWDTQKRDRWVWETLADRGTSSGYPEAEVKPVLLNLSAGQHMLKFRARETHCRLDQIRITNDLAAFISASPAKWIELTSPHGWEQVPHGSTFEIKWSSSGIGDKVSIEYSCERTFNDPILITDQTANDGSYLWQVPNDNCEDAFIRITAGSPGNCPADQNHNEFMIIDPPPQIIVRMPNGGERWQAASTQQIGWISKQYTGLVNVLYSLDNGKNWNSLAANQAASDTIQWTVPATLSDSCLVRVEAAGSATPSDQSDLVFAIIAKPPIPTENEYALYFDGVNDYVEIPHAASLNVSTRFTIEFWMKTSTPTQKWTRIMEKGSWDEYYMGFYGASAKMSGALRTAIPGGSAMTTPVGPSTTVLAKDTWYHVAATFDGAIAKIYINGREESSKAATVLPRSLVNSLILGAKKSTTGTEYHYQGWLDEVRIWNVARSQSEIAATMYQPLSGTEANLVAWFPFNEGAGQAAIDRSANAHSGRLGELSVSDDADPQWVVSDRPTAAMPKKSEPAAPTEAATLILPEQFALNQNYPNPFNAGTLITFEIPVQKEAVDASLEIYDLSGRRIAEIWHGTAQPGRHQAYWNGMDANGQTAASGVYFYRLRAGQFSATKRMLMLK
- a CDS encoding C40 family peptidase; the protein is MRWNGLLMLIFTSIGLAQMKDTSPRELDLLISQTRDEICPEKRLDYVAVYGEMVDSILVLKGETSHAVFRDSLIIRSRRLFPRVQDAITLLPAPSLGKKTQGVLRVSTGFLRRHPDHDMEMISQGLLGEPVTLLKRHGAFYFCKLEDGYLGWMENASVQEMDQDAFNRWQAMDHVIYLGRVATIYSEKNERSDPVSDIVSGCRVARLKKQGRWLLVQLPDGRTGYLRTDQVSDYRTFRLQPQPTAESLVKTARQFIGIPYLWGGNSAKGFDCSGLTRTVFQLHNIALPRDANMQVHAGSSVTFDSTYQQLRPADLLFFGPSTQRITHVALYLGNGRFIHSDGLVRINSFIPADENYSSHRVQGLQAVRRILSR